The Cyprinus carpio isolate SPL01 chromosome B17, ASM1834038v1, whole genome shotgun sequence genome has a window encoding:
- the LOC109050044 gene encoding gamma-aminobutyric acid receptor subunit rho-2-like: MPYLRQYMILVLFLGLFGECRSKHGTRERRWTGAVETQKHGTSLAKKPPDVTKSRRLKTEQLLKVDDHDFTMRPAFGGPAIPVGVDVQVESLDSISEVDMDFTMTLYLRHYWKDERLSFTSTTNKSMTFDGRLVKKIWVPDVFFVHSKRSFIHDTTTENIMLRVFPDGHVLYSLSIDDKISLSQFLIQKFHTTSRLAFYSSTGWYNRLYINFTLRRHIFFFLLQTYFPATLMVMLSWVSFWIDRRAVPARVSLGITTVLTMSTIITGVNASMPRVSYIKAVDIYLWVSFVFVFLSVLEYAAVNYLTTVQERRERKLRDRAVREQVYTCI, translated from the exons ATGCCTTATCTGAGACAGTACATGATTTTAGTGCTCTTCCTGGGCTTGTTTGGGGAATGCCGGAGTAAACACGGCACGAGAGAGAGGAGGTGGACAGGAGCTGTGGAAACTCAGAAGCATGGGAC CTCCCTGGCAAAGAAGCCACCGGATGTGACAAAATCACGGCGACTGAAAACAGAGCAGTTGTTGAAAGTGGACGACCATGACTTCACCATGAGGCCCGCGTTTGGAG gtccTGCTATTCCAGTGGGAGTTGATGTACAAGTGGAAAGCTTGGACAGTATTTCAGAAGTAGACATG GACTTCACTATGACATTATACCTGAGACACTACTGGAAGGATGAGCGCTTGTCTTTCACCAGCACCACAAATAAAAGCATGACTTTCGACGGGCGTTTGGTGAAGAAGATCTGGGTTCCTGACGTCTTCTTCGTCCACTCTAAAAGATCTTTTATTCATGACACCACCACAGAAAATATCATGCTGAGAGTGTTCCCTGATGGTCACGTTCTTTACAGCCTGAG TATAGATGACAAAATATCTCTCTCTCAGTTCCTCATACAGAAGTTTCACACTACCTCTCGGCTGGCTTTCTACAGCAGCACAG ggtGGTACAACCGCCTGTATATAAACTTTACTCTTCGCCGCCACATTTTCTTCTTCCTGCTGCAGACTTATTTCCCTGCCACTCTTATGGTTATGTTGTCATGGGTATCGTTCTGGATTGATCGCAGGGCTGTTCCAGCCAGAGTTTCATTAG GTATCACCACGGTGCTCACCATGTCCACCATCATCACTGGGGTGAATGCCTCCATGCCCAGAGTCTCCTACATCAAAGCTGTGGACATTTACCTGTGGgtcagttttgtgtttgtgttcctgtCTGTCTTGGAGTATGCAGCAGTCAACTATCTGACCACAGTCCAGGAGAGGAGAGAGCGTAAGCTCAGAGATCGAGCAGTTAGAGAGCAGgtatatacttgtatataa
- the LOC109057168 gene encoding nesprin-3-like — MTQQEQHEFSESLAEALSWMQAVQERLKQNDNTQGPRSALEVRLRETETINNSEPEGHVKMERVLVASEALLRNGDEEMKNQTLSKLKEIKALWEETSTYIIHCHSRIEWVWLHWSEYLKAYEEFGMWLEKIRRSLEPLLEMQLGLQEKLWQVDHLRVLHSDIQGQAQFLGRLLDEAAALFNRTEDPSVDEKAQQGLQDAYDHIRDRAQERLTLAQKIAEEHQQYQSCVDKFQSWLMSKTEEVSRFSDMEDTTQNRLKALQELNASIAKEELTLQHIENLSEAVKANTSPAGAEKITIEMEELRQAWQRLRQALLENEEELQISLDSESEYSDRCKELWTDLEQLRTLVQTLSSDLESRDGERTEENMVAQWKTHTGVRSKLIAEEPRVEQLKSRLKELFRFPQDSKSLSDEMLAVVKEYQSLKGRSFRLSSESEMALRQILQDPLHGFSQWSQVVSQVLEASVEVKDFSQIALLVQHIEKLLKNSVQLQERLSLLQVKSDLLSSVFGQDKADDLLGELSGDVRKRELLHNQLLQRKNRLQGLISKTKDFSDAYDSINKKLTSIKERFITTDGLQPDILAKKTQADQLRVIRKDLEDCEAQIIALETLVSSNQANMAKFERLYADWKLLYKAVRMKVKESEENIAEHESFHDNILNMEKWLMIMRQKLESFRGSDGEWSIDNRQHEAERALGEFPEKELQLHQTEAQGQTVLARTSDEGKVHIQQDLKRLRETWMSLHTLSLNLYRLLNEHVATGDQDYLLQRTEFLDRWAEGHHQGTSSNFEVGLVKGDEGTDQHQRSYRGLEATGHPEPVRNMEANQDRIRIAFPEGSSRPGGSELWRTDWTYQDQSMDDEVDAVISGSGRKVNRKRTGMDKGGMISSGDLTGEWVEQHKAGSGIGDLDIKDRYGFLSGIDSDAQKRMRPSQIHHDGIEMGSQGPQHHADMEAQRREFEAWLHKENDKLTGILNNQRSLSAKELRIRQNTLKGLRANVAWGQSQFQKLMVGRQSKSAEEDVELEELRYRWMLYKSKLKEADDLKGLLKNKGVHGQGQEHVRSGKGKSGLSFLYRVCRVALPLQLLLLALLLLAFLLPMMDEGTSCSLSNNFARSFNIMLRYDGPPPT; from the exons ATGACCCAGCAAGAGCAGCATGAGTTCAGTGAAAGTTTGGCAGAAGCCCTTTCCTGGATGCAGGCCGTCCAGGAGAGGCTTAAGCAAAACGATAACACCCAAGGACCCAGATCAGCGCTGGAGGTCAGGCTCCGAGAAACAGAG ACAATTAATAACTCAGAGCCTGAAGGCCATGTAAAGATGGAGAGGGTGTTGGTGGCTTCTGAAGCTCTGCTTCGAAATGGAGATGAAGAGATGAAGAATCAGACTCTTTCGAAactcaaagaaataaaagcacTCTGGGAGGAGACATCAACCTACATCATTCATTGTCACAG TCGTATCGAGTGGGTGTGGCTGCACTGGAGTGAATACCTCAAGGCCTATGAGGAGTTTGGGATGTGGCTGGAGAAGATACGCAGGTCTCTGGAGCCCCTGCTTGAGATGCAGCTGGGTCTCCAAGAGAAGCTGTGGCAGGTGGATCATCTGCGGGTCCTTCACAGTGACATTCAAGGCCAGGCTCAGTTTCTGGGGAGGCTTCTGGATGAGGCTGCAGCCCTGTTCAACCGCACTGAAGACCCTAGCGTAGATGAGAAGGCTCAGCAGGGTCTTCAAGATGCCTATGACCACATTCGAGACCGTGCACAG GAAAGATTAACACTGGCACAGAAAATAGCAGAGGAGCACCAGCAGTACCAAAGTTGTGTTGATAAATTTCAAAGCTGGCTGATGTCTAAAACAGAAGAAGTCAGCCGTTTCAGCGACATGGAGGATACGACACAAAATAGGCTGAAAGCCCTGCAG GAACTCAACGCTAGTATAGCCAAAGAAGAGCTCACTCTCCAGCACATTGAAAACCTGTCTGAAGCTGTGAAGGCCAACACATCTCCAGCAGGTGCAGAGAAGATCACAATAGAGATGGAGGAGTTGAGGCAGGCCTGGCAGAGGTTACGCCAAGCACTGCTGGAGAATGAAGAAGAGCTCCAGATCTCACTGGACTCTGAGAGCGAGTATTCAGACCGTTGTAAGGAGCTGTGGACGGACCTGGAGCAGCTTCGAACCTTGGTCCAGACCCTCAGCAGTGATCTGGAAAGCAGGGATGGAGAGAGGACTGAGGAAAATATGGTAGCTCAATGGAAGACGCACACG GGAGTGCGCAGCAAGCTCATTGCAGAGGAGCCCAGGGTGGAACAGCTGAAATCCCGGTTGAAAGAGCTATTCCGATTCCCACAAGACTCTAAAAGCCTGTCTGATGAGATGCTAGCAGTGGTGAAAGAGTACCAGAG TTTGAAAGGCAGATCTTTTAGGCTGTCCTCTGAGAGCGAGATGGCTCTCCGGCAGATACTGCAGGATCCTCTGCATGGCTTCAGCCAATGGAGTCAGGTGGTTTCTCAGGTCCTGGAGGCCTCTGTCGAGGTGAAGGATTTCTCCCAAATTGCTCTGCTCGTGCAGCATATAGAG AAGTTACTTAAAAACAGCGTGCAGCTCCAGGAGCGCTTGAGTTTGCTCCAGGTGAAGAGTGATCTGCTCAGCTCAGTTTTTGGCCAAGATAAAGCTGACGATCTGTTGGGAGAGCTCAGCGGGGATGTGAGGAAGAGAGAGTTACTCCACAACCAGCTCCTACAGCGCAAGAACCGCCTGCAG GGTTTGATATCAAAGACAAAGGACTTTTCAGATGCCTATGACTccataaacaaaaaactaacctCGATAAAAGAGCGGTTCATCACAACAGATGGACTTCAACCTGACATTCTTGCAAAGAAGACCCAGGCCGACCAACTCCGG GTCATTAGAAAGGACTTGGAAGATTGTGAAGCCCAGATCATAGCTCTCGAGACGCTGGTTTCATCCAACCAAGCAAACATGGCAAAGTTTGAACGCCTGTATGCGGACTGGAAATTGCTTTATAAGGCGGTTCGG ATGAAGGTGAAGGAAAGTGAGGAGAACATTGCAGAACATGAGAGTTTCCATGACAATATTCTGAATATGGAGAAGTGGTTAATGATCATGAGACAGAAGCTAGAGTCGTTTCGTGGATCAGATGGGGAATGGAGCATCGATAACCGCCAGCATGAGGCTGAG AGGGCGCTAGGAGAATTTCCAGAGAAGGAGCTTCAGCTTCATCAGACAGAGGCTCAGGGTCAGACTGTGCTGGCCAGAACTTCTGATGAAGGCAAAGTTCACATCCAGCAAGACCTTAAACGCCTCCGAGAGACCTGGATGTCCCTCCACACGCTCAGTCTCAATCTTTACAG GCTTCTGAATGAACATGTAGCCACAGGCGACCAAGATTACCTATTACAGAGAACCGAGTTCTTGGACAGATGGGCGGAAGGGCATCACCAGGGAACGTCTTCAAACTTTGAAGTTGGACTTGTCAAAGGAGATGAGGGAACAGACCAGCATCAGAGATCCTACCGTGGATTAGAAGCAACAGGCCACCCAGAACCGGTGAGAAACATGGAAGCAAATCAGGATCGAATTCGAATTGCGTTTCCTGAGGGCAGCTCAAGACCAGGAGGTTCAGAGCTCTGGAGAACAGACTGGACTTACCAAGACCAGTCCATGGATGATGAGGTGGATGCAGTCATATCTGGAAGTGGCCGTAAGGTGAACAGGAAGCGGACTGGGATGGACAAAGGTGGCATGATCAGCAGTGGTGATTTGACTGGGGAATGGGTTGAACAACACAAAGCTGGTTCTGGAATTGGAGACCTGGATATAAAAGATAGATACGGCTTTTTAAGTGGGATTGACTCTGACGCACAGAAAAGGATGCGGCCGTCACAGATCCACCATGATGGCATTGAG ATGGGCTCTCAGGGGCCCCAGCATCATGCTGATATGGAGGCTCAGAGGAGGGAGTTTGAAGCGTGGCTTCACAAGGAAAATGACAAACTCACAGGAATTCTGAACAACCAAAGATCCTTGAGTGCTAAAGAACTGAGGATAAGACAGAATACACTCAAGG gtttacgTGCCAATGTAGCTTGGGGTCAGAGTCAGTTCCAGAAGTTGATGGTCGGTCGGCAGAGTAAGTCAGCAGAGGAAGACGTGGAACTAGAAGAGCTGCGTTACCGCTGGATGTTATACAAGTCCAAACTTAAAGAGGCTGATGACCTCAAAGGTCTGCTGAAAAACAAG GGGGTCCATGGACAAGGACAGGAGCATGTCCGATCTGGAAag GGGAAGAGTGGTCTCAGCTTCCTGTACCGTGTATGTCGCGTGGCTCTTCCTCTCCAGCTCCTGTTGTTGGCCCTGCTGCTGCTGGCCTTCCTGCTGCCCATGATGGACGAGGGCACCAGCTGTTCACTGTCCAACAACTTCGCCCGCTCCTTCAACATCATGCTCCGCTACGACGGACCTCCGCCCACTTAA